Proteins encoded in a region of the Raphanus sativus cultivar WK10039 chromosome 8, ASM80110v3, whole genome shotgun sequence genome:
- the LOC130498462 gene encoding uncharacterized protein LOC130498462 codes for MSSPSETRSPPVEKDDETPENAGDDVVDRPIGEENVSNEEEAASAVNPLSSDAAQIIPSLQNLLLNNDILRERLSGLIQLYAPAAEATNANVITESEQIAREAALSSQVHFLEQSVQKLEEEVETQKKLNAQLEEQIKSLTTNSDP; via the exons ATGTCGAGTCCATCGGAAACAAGATCGCCTCCGGTTGAGAAAGATGACGAGACTCCTGAGAATGCTGGCGATGATGTTGTTGATCGTCCTATCGGTGAAGAAAACGTCTCG AACGAAGAAGAAGCTGCTAGTGCTGTGAATCCTTTGTCTAGCGATGCTGCTCAAATCATCCCATCGTTACAGAATCTCCTGCTCAACAACGACATCCTGAGG GAGAGGCTAAGCGGATTGATTCAACTCTATGCTCCAGCTGCTG aagCCACAAATGCAAACGTGATTACCGAAAGCGAGCAG ATTGCAAGGGAGGCTGCTCTATCTTCTCAGGTTCATTTCTTGGAGCAGAG TGTGCAGAAGCTTGAAGAGGAGGTTGAGACTCAGAAGAAACTAAACGCTCAG CTAGAAGAACAGATTAAGAGCTTGACAACGAACAGTGATCCATAA
- the LOC108821227 gene encoding uncharacterized protein LOC108821227, translating to MFENKDVFPGFVVWINQTIREPLKAEFKRLRNVKEQNLVKSLKAEKETTHDNHRYEEKLEKQLQAWRTNPSWIDQPPKVQVKTQNGSFCHLNIEVNVGLPPESVYNIFTHPDNKRYFKNIKECISRKVLMEEGPMQTVEVKQAAAWKFLWWSGTFPVHLIVQENRKNLTSKYKQEKTMFMKVFEGCWRVEPLFIDEHLCDRMKPKTREEYDTCSNGRGRIGSKVTMDQMFQPSAILTPPPLSWYIRGITIKTTESMIEDLLAEAARIRGGGGGGGGGGGQDDDKGENGVVLEKSKDEYIKVRWRSRRRSNGMRYTNRRMM from the exons ATGTTTGAAAATAAGGATGTGTTTCCTGGATTTGTGGTCTGGATTAATCAGACTATTCGAGAGCCTCTTAAG GCTGAGTTCAAGAGATTAAGGAATGTCAAAGAGCAAAACTTGGTTAAGAGTCTCAAGGCAGAGAAAGAGACTACTCATGATAACCATAGATACGAGGAGAAGTTAGAGAAGCAATTACAAGCTTGGAGAACTAATCCTTCATGGATTGATCAACCTCCTAAGGTTCAG GTGAAAACACAAAACGGTTCGTTTTGTCATTTGAATATAGAAGTTAACGTGGGACTGCCTCCTGAATCAGTCTACAACATTTTCACTCATCCAGATAACAAAAGATACTTCAAGAACATCAAG GAATGCATATCAAGAAAAGTTTTGATGGAGGAAGGACCAATGCAAACCGTGGAGGTGAAGCAAGCTGCGGCCTGGAAGTTCCTTTGGTGGTCTGGTACTTTTCCTGTACATCTAATTGTCCAAGAAAACCGAAAAAATCTTACC TCAAAATATAAGCAAGAGAAAACGATGTTCATGAAAGTATTTGAGGGTTGTTGGAGAGTAGAGCCATTGTTTATAGACGAACATTTGTGTGACCGCATGAAACCAAAAACTCGAGAAGAATATGATACTTGCAGCAACGGACGAGGAAGGATAGGGTCGAAGGTGACAATGGATCAGATGTTTCAGCCTTCTGCTATACTTACTCCACCTCCACTTTCTTGGTACATTCGCGGGATTACTATTAAAACCACAGAGAGTATGATTGAGGATCTCCTCGCGGAAGCTGCTAGGAtccgaggaggaggaggaggaggaggaggaggaggaggacaagATGATGATAAAGGAGAAAACGGCGTTGTATTGGAGAAGAGCAAAGATGAGTATATAAAGGTGAGGTGGAGATCACGTAGGAGAAGTAACGGGATGAGATATACGAATCGGAGAATGATGTAA
- the LOC108821230 gene encoding uncharacterized protein LOC108821230, protein MGIFPRFGSWISKNSQQPLKGEAKGSENDESKSVSEKDTNNNDPAKKNKKEYYDEKEKMRQDILWHDEEKKHPWHNPPPKVKVTTNKKGVYHMNLEMTLGAPPELIHLWLTHPHGSSFLDEKNWRNLMITKSKKVLMEDGPRGVYKVERSVAYDFFSLTYIPIPLHLIVEENRKDLTGKYKKEKVMLMEVFEGNYKVEPVYVDQERLCKKRLPKSPEEYRKCSGGQGKIGSKLTINQYFEPYPPFNLPPLSWYIRGSTIKTSKKLLNALQNTAKSVRMAGPLKEPKP, encoded by the exons ATGGGTATATTCCCTAGATTTGGTAGCTGGATCAGTAAGAACAGTCAACAGCCTCTTAAG GGCGAGGCCAAGGGATCTGAAAATGACGAATCTAAGTCGGTGTCAGAGAAAGACACTAACAATAATGATCCTGCTAAGAAGAATAAGAAAGAATATTATGATGAAAAAGAGAAGATGAGACAAGATATACTTTGGCATGATGAAGAGAAGAAGCATCCTTGGCATAATCCCCCTCCCAAGGTCAAG GTGACAACTAATAAGAAGGGTGTTTACCATATGAACTTAGAAATGACGTTGGGGGCACCGCCTGAACTAATCCACTTATGGTTGACTCATCCGCACGGCAGTTCGTTTTTGGATGAGAAGAATTGGCGCAACCTTATG ATAACCAAATCAAAAAAGGTTTTGATGGAGGATGGCCCGAGGGGGGTCTACAAGGTGGAGAGATCTGTGGCTTATGACTTCTTTTCGCTGACGTATATACCTATCCCGTTACATCTAATTGTGGAAGAAAACAGAAAAGATCTTACT GGAAAATATAAGAAAGAGAAAGTAATGTTGATGGAAGTGTTCGAGGGAAACTATAAAGTGGAGCCCGTATATGTAGATCAAGAACGCTTGTGCAAAAAGAGGTTACCAAAGAGTCCGGAAGAATATAGAAAATGTAGCGGTGGCCAAGGAAAGATTGGGTCAAAATTAACAATAAATCAATACTTTGAGCCATATCCTCCATTCAATCTACCGCCGCTTTCTTGGTACATCCGTGGGAGCACCATCAAAACCTCCAAAAAACTGCTCAATGCGCTTCAGAACACGGCTAAGAGTGTACGGATGGCTGGGCCGCTGAAAGAACCAAAACCGTAA
- the LOC108821228 gene encoding uncharacterized protein LOC108821228, whose amino-acid sequence MGIFPEFGSWISKNTQQLLKAESKRSENDESKSVSEKDTNNNAPANKKKKEYVYDEKQEMIEHILWYDEEKKHPWHSPPPKVKVTTKKGVYHMNLEVTIGAAPQQTFLWLTDAWGSSFFDEKKWRDLMKNVERKVLTEDGPRRVIKVKKVVVHDFLSLTSIPIPLHLIVEENEKDLTGKYKKEKVMFMKVFQGNFKVEPIYIDQERLCKKRLPKSLEEYKKCSGDQGKIASKLTVNQYFELYPPFNLPPLSWYIRGNTIKTSKNLLKALQNTAKSIRTVELPEDFKEFREKMHSRNKANSIF is encoded by the exons ATGGGTATATTCCCTGAATTTGGTAGCTGGATCAGTAAGAACACTCAACAGCTTCTTAAG GCCGAGTCCAAGAGATCTGAAAATGACGAATCTAAGTCGGTGTCAGAGAAAGACACTAATAATAATGCTCCTgctaacaagaagaagaaagaatatGTTTATGATGAAAAACAGGAGATGATAGAACATATACTTTGGTATGACGAAGAGAAGAAGCATCCTTGGCATAGTCCCCCTCCCAAGGTCaag GTGACAACAAAGAAGGGTGTTTACCATATGAACTTAGAAGTGACCATAGGAGCCGCGCCTCAACAAACCTTCTTATGGTTGACTGATGCATGGGGCAGTTCGTTTTTTGATGAGAAGAAGTGGCGCGACCTTATG aAAAACGTAGAACGAAAGGTTTTGACGGAGGATGGTCCGAGGCGGGTCATCAAGGTGAAGAAAGTTGTGGTTCATGACTTCTTATCGCTGACGTCTATACCTATCCCGTTACATCTAATTGTGGAAGAAAACGAAAAAGATCTTACG GGAAAATATAAGAAAGAGAAAGTAATGTTCATGAAAGTGTTCCAAGGCAACTTTAAAGTGGAGCCTATATATATAGATCAAGAACGATTGTGCAAAAAGAGGTTACCAAAAAGTCTAGAAGAATACAAAAAATGTAGTGGTGACCAAGGAAAGATTGCGTCAAAATTGACAGTAAACCAATACTTTGAGCTATATCCTCCATTTAATCTACCGCCGCTTTCTTGGTACATCCGTGGGAACACCATCAAAACCTCCAAAAATCTGCTCAAAGCACTTCAGAACACGGCTAAGAGTATACGAACGGTTGAGCTGCCCGAAGACTTTAAAGAATTTAGAGAAAAGATGCACTCCAGAAATAAGGctaattcaatattttaa
- the LOC108819744 gene encoding uncharacterized protein LOC108819744 produces MGVFTGFGSWINLNSQQPLKAESQRSENGESKSASEKDTTKKKEEEEVVYYDEKEDTRQEGLWHEAEKKHPWHNSPPKIKMTNKKGLYHMNIELTVGTTPNIVYYVMTEYEPFFDTEKWRFLMVFFADHYIYDSNVVLNIANT; encoded by the exons ATGGGTGTGTTCACTGGATTTGGTAGCTGGATCAATCTGAACAGTCAACAGCCTCTTAAG GCCGAGTCCCAGAGATCTGAAAATGGCGAATCTAAGTCGGCGTCAGAGAAAGACACTactaagaagaaggaggaggaggaggtggtatATTATGATGAAAAAGAGGACACGAGACAAGAGGGACTTTGGCATGAAGCAGAGAAGAAGCATCCATGGCATAATTCACCTCCCAAGATCAAG ATGACAAATAAGAAGGGTCTTTACCATATGAACATAGAATTGACCGTGGGAACGACTCCTAATATTGTCTACTACGTGATGACTGAATACGAGCCGTTTTTCGATACGGAGAAGTGGCGTTTCCTAATGGTTTTCTTTGCtgatcattatatatatgattcgaATGTGGTATTAAATATAGCCAATACTTGA